Proteins encoded within one genomic window of Chrysiogenia bacterium:
- the tnpB gene encoding IS66 family insertion sequence element accessory protein TnpB, which produces MKQGSLPSIYLWGSPLARRASPESMASLIVEHAGRQATTAAYFIFVSHDRYRVWVLHWDGVGICVYSKHTSGGRKMPAPWAMLAGEGALRMTREEVLSLTEGCRWEGRVSLRTRHKDRRGRKVSACTVSPNMRDSQHAKPLAGDEP; this is translated from the coding sequence ATGAAACAGGGCAGTCTTCCGTCGATCTATTTGTGGGGCAGCCCGCTTGCGCGTCGCGCCTCGCCCGAGTCGATGGCATCGCTGATCGTGGAACACGCCGGTAGGCAGGCCACGACGGCGGCCTACTTCATTTTCGTCAGCCACGACCGGTATCGCGTGTGGGTGCTGCACTGGGACGGGGTCGGGATATGCGTGTATTCCAAGCATACAAGCGGCGGGCGCAAGATGCCGGCTCCCTGGGCCATGCTTGCCGGCGAAGGGGCGCTTCGCATGACGCGCGAGGAGGTGCTCTCGCTCACCGAAGGATGCCGCTGGGAAGGGCGGGTTTCGCTGCGGACGCGGCACAAGGACCGGAGGGGCAGGAAAGTTTCCGCTTGTACCGTTTCGCCGAACATGAGAGACTCGCAACATGCGAAACCTCTCGCTGGAGACGAGCCCTGA